Proteins from one Desulfomicrobium macestii genomic window:
- a CDS encoding L-threonylcarbamoyladenylate synthase gives MNYLSLYSERNVFQEAISTAVETLLRGGLISFPTETVYGLGADACNFNAVSRVFLVKGRPLGHPLIVHLAGEADVERWSKKVSGVALRIIQHFWPGPLTLILKRHPKVLDIVTGGQDTVGLRCPAHPAALALLQAFGEGIVAPSANRFGRLSPTCVADVVAELGGAIDSHIDGGACQIGIESTILDLSGGNPRILRPGAVTALAIAEVLGEIPKRASASSLRSPGLSPYHYAPLSPLRLVEDDSLENIALYYLKKGWGVSVLSKRQPKENLVGVRWCQMPTAPTSYARRLYAQLRAVDTGARQYILVGCPPASSEWEAVIDRLDRASAGSSVREVAL, from the coding sequence TTGAACTATTTGTCGTTATATAGTGAGCGAAATGTGTTTCAGGAAGCAATATCTACTGCGGTTGAAACGCTATTGCGCGGCGGCTTGATATCATTTCCAACTGAGACAGTATATGGATTGGGTGCTGACGCTTGCAATTTTAATGCTGTTAGTCGTGTATTTCTTGTTAAGGGACGTCCATTAGGTCATCCGCTGATTGTGCACTTGGCTGGTGAGGCTGATGTCGAACGTTGGTCAAAAAAAGTTTCTGGTGTTGCATTGCGAATAATTCAACATTTTTGGCCGGGACCACTGACGCTGATCCTCAAACGTCACCCCAAGGTTTTGGATATTGTAACCGGAGGGCAAGATACCGTGGGTTTAAGATGCCCGGCTCACCCTGCTGCCCTGGCACTGTTGCAAGCATTTGGTGAAGGGATAGTGGCTCCTTCTGCTAACCGGTTTGGTCGTCTGAGCCCAACGTGTGTCGCAGATGTGGTGGCGGAACTCGGGGGAGCCATCGACAGCCATATTGATGGCGGCGCGTGTCAGATTGGTATCGAATCAACCATACTTGACCTCAGCGGTGGAAACCCACGCATATTGAGGCCTGGTGCGGTTACCGCGTTGGCAATAGCGGAGGTTTTGGGGGAAATTCCTAAGAGGGCCTCTGCATCTTCGCTGCGGTCTCCTGGATTGTCGCCGTACCATTATGCTCCATTGTCACCTCTTCGATTGGTTGAAGACGATAGCCTTGAAAACATCGCTCTGTATTATTTGAAGAAAGGTTGGGGAGTTTCCGTATTGTCCAAGCGTCAACCCAAAGAAAACTTGGTCGGCGTACGTTGGTGCCAGATGCCGACTGCGCCGACTTCTTATGCTCGCAGACTTTATGCACAACTGCGTGCCGTTGACACAGGCGCCCGGCAGTACATCTTGGTTGGATGCCCGCCAGCCTCTTCGGAATGGGAGGCAGTAATTGACCGTTTAGATCGCGCATCTGCTGGCAGCAGCGTTAGGGAGGTCGCATTGTGA
- a CDS encoding carbon monoxide dehydrogenase beta subunit family protein, which produces MKTATYKVVVGPEGYLPPAAATRGVTLPDTGQAIMEGALVDVDAAMSAIAQKLVSAKNPVFFPGPLILWDWKPGVAEKAIALKSLAEVVGAKIIPMPDYRPKYPMINPAIEVNPNHPNLTIWHNKIDVCLFIGVHCHYANVALKIIRGGTDCYTVALCAEAGHEDAMISLRDSGICELQRLRELVNELKAGRAND; this is translated from the coding sequence ATGAAAACAGCAACGTACAAAGTGGTTGTTGGACCGGAGGGGTATTTACCACCAGCGGCCGCAACGAGGGGAGTGACGCTTCCCGACACCGGTCAGGCAATTATGGAAGGGGCGTTGGTTGACGTCGATGCCGCCATGTCAGCAATTGCACAAAAGTTGGTTTCGGCTAAAAATCCGGTCTTTTTTCCAGGTCCCCTGATTCTTTGGGACTGGAAGCCAGGAGTGGCGGAGAAGGCGATAGCCCTTAAAAGCCTGGCAGAGGTGGTAGGCGCCAAAATCATTCCGATGCCTGATTACCGGCCGAAGTACCCGATGATCAATCCAGCCATCGAGGTCAATCCGAACCACCCAAACCTGACCATCTGGCACAATAAGATCGACGTCTGTCTTTTTATTGGCGTCCACTGTCACTACGCGAATGTGGCGCTGAAAATCATCCGTGGCGGTACCGACTGCTACACGGTCGCCCTGTGCGCGGAAGCGGGCCATGAAGATGCGATGATTTCTCTGCGGGATAGCGGGATCTGCGAACTGCAGCGCTTGAGAGAATTGGTGAACGAACTGAAGGCAGGACGAGCAAATGATTGA
- a CDS encoding sodium-dependent bicarbonate transport family permease encodes MDVIILFFLFGLAAGLLRSELRFPAALYDFLSIVLLLAIGLKGGVELAKQPFADLLPQILVVIAMGLTLPMIAYPVLRYVGKFKRADSASIAAHYGSVSVGTYAVAIAYLGSRHVEFEAHMPLLLVVLEVPAILVGIILARGVDRQTQWGKVAHEVFLGKGVVLLLGGVLIGWLAGPEGTAPIRPLFFDLFKGVLALFLLEMGLLTAVQFGSLRRYGLFLLGFGVVMPLFSGVVGTLLGYLLGLSVGGTTMLAILGASASYIAVPAAMRISVPEANPTLSLAASLGVTFPFNVLFGIPIYHLLAIQAHNLLGG; translated from the coding sequence ATGGACGTAATTATACTATTTTTCTTATTTGGACTTGCGGCTGGACTGCTGCGCTCGGAGTTGCGTTTCCCAGCCGCCCTCTATGATTTCCTCAGCATTGTTTTATTGCTGGCTATCGGGCTCAAGGGGGGGGTCGAGCTGGCCAAGCAGCCGTTTGCCGACTTGCTGCCTCAGATACTGGTCGTGATCGCCATGGGTCTCACCCTCCCGATGATAGCCTATCCTGTTTTACGTTACGTCGGCAAATTCAAACGGGCCGATTCCGCGTCGATAGCCGCCCACTATGGTTCTGTGAGTGTCGGCACCTATGCCGTGGCGATCGCGTATCTGGGTAGCCGTCACGTCGAGTTTGAAGCGCACATGCCGCTGCTGCTGGTGGTGCTCGAAGTCCCCGCCATCCTCGTCGGCATCATACTGGCCCGCGGCGTTGACCGGCAAACCCAATGGGGGAAGGTCGCCCATGAGGTTTTTTTAGGAAAAGGGGTCGTTCTGCTGCTTGGTGGCGTGCTGATTGGCTGGCTTGCTGGCCCTGAAGGCACGGCTCCGATCAGGCCGCTGTTTTTTGATCTTTTCAAAGGGGTACTGGCATTATTTCTACTTGAAATGGGGCTTCTGACAGCCGTCCAGTTTGGCAGTCTTCGGCGGTATGGGCTGTTTCTGCTCGGTTTCGGCGTGGTCATGCCGTTGTTTTCGGGGGTAGTGGGCACTTTGCTGGGCTATCTGCTCGGGCTGTCGGTGGGCGGCACGACCATGCTGGCCATCCTTGGCGCTAGCGCCTCCTACATCGCCGTGCCGGCAGCCATGCGGATATCTGTCCCCGAAGCCAATCCCACCCTGTCTCTGGCAGCTTCACTGGGGGTAACCTTCCCCTTCAACGTCCTGTTCGGCATACCGATCTACCACCTGCTGGCCATACAAGCTCACAATCTGCTGGGAGGATAA
- a CDS encoding LysR family transcriptional regulator — MLNYKQLYYFLNVAKLGGVLRAAESLHVMPQTVSQQVANLEKSLGVLLFRRVGRRLELTPAGKVALSRADDIFQIGSELELLIKASALTEGALFRVGIVDAVPKSMASQLLSVTLTLAEPICLVCHNDKPERLFGDLSTHKLDLVIADRALPKEMAIKAYNHELGQSGVTFCASPILLGHFKESFPNLLQKAPMLMPSAGTSLRSAVNRWLSRKNLLPKIVAEFDDTTLLKAFGQRGLGFFPVPSVMADEVVKQYAVVAIGCSEEKDLNFFAISPERRLKHPAVLAVINLARTSLFQSR, encoded by the coding sequence ATGTTAAACTATAAACAGCTTTACTATTTTTTGAACGTTGCCAAATTAGGGGGAGTGCTTCGCGCTGCAGAGAGTCTCCATGTAATGCCACAGACTGTCAGCCAGCAAGTTGCTAACTTGGAAAAATCCTTGGGAGTCCTTCTCTTCAGACGGGTTGGTAGGCGTCTGGAACTCACTCCGGCTGGTAAAGTAGCATTGTCGCGTGCGGATGACATCTTCCAAATTGGCAGTGAACTCGAGCTGTTGATTAAAGCCTCTGCTTTAACCGAAGGTGCGTTGTTTCGTGTCGGAATCGTCGATGCAGTCCCCAAGTCAATGGCTTCCCAACTCCTCAGTGTGACATTAACACTTGCAGAACCAATTTGTCTGGTCTGCCATAATGACAAGCCTGAACGACTTTTTGGGGATCTCTCCACTCACAAGTTAGATTTGGTGATCGCCGACCGTGCCTTGCCCAAAGAGATGGCTATTAAAGCATATAATCATGAACTCGGACAATCTGGAGTAACTTTTTGTGCAAGTCCTATCTTGTTAGGCCATTTTAAGGAAAGTTTTCCCAACTTGCTTCAGAAAGCCCCAATGTTGATGCCGTCAGCGGGCACCTCCTTGCGGAGTGCCGTTAATCGGTGGCTATCAAGAAAAAATCTCCTGCCGAAGATTGTCGCCGAATTTGATGACACAACTCTCCTTAAAGCCTTCGGCCAAAGGGGGTTGGGGTTTTTCCCTGTTCCGTCGGTTATGGCCGACGAGGTTGTCAAACAATATGCAGTTGTGGCTATTGGTTGTTCTGAAGAAAAAGATCTTAATTTTTTCGCTATTTCCCCTGAGCGTCGTTTGAAACACCCCGCTGTCCTGGCGGTCATAAATCTGGCCAGAACAAGTCTGTTTCAATCAAGGTGA
- a CDS encoding P-II family nitrogen regulator: MTSRSRKLLTIFTEAALENTIIRDIERLGASGYTISEARGKGTRGARNARWEANSNIRVEIICDDEAAETIAVFLQEQYYDNYAMTIIMVDVTVLRPANFLSTQSKNKWG, from the coding sequence ATGACATCCCGTTCGCGCAAACTGTTGACCATCTTTACTGAAGCCGCGTTGGAAAACACCATCATCCGCGATATCGAGCGACTTGGAGCATCGGGCTACACGATTTCTGAAGCCCGAGGCAAAGGGACTCGGGGTGCTCGAAATGCCCGTTGGGAGGCAAACAGCAACATCCGCGTGGAGATCATCTGTGATGACGAAGCGGCTGAAACCATAGCCGTTTTTCTTCAGGAGCAATACTACGACAACTACGCCATGACCATTATTATGGTGGATGTTACTGTTCTGCGCCCGGCAAATTTTCTATCAACCCAGTCAAAAAATAAGTGGGGTTGA
- a CDS encoding transposase, which produces MSKDGVFMMISEVRVCVLWTNLEFDAGQALTLYRNRSTSEQHHGAFKTEMAMERPPSGKFCVNATFLRLGMLAYNMLRVASVDLVVARMQGLKKANRRRTKTVMRSMMSICARITHYARKVILHVSCPKA; this is translated from the coding sequence TTGAGCAAGGACGGTGTGTTCATGATGATTTCAGAGGTCCGCGTCTGCGTTTTGTGGACCAACCTGGAATTTGATGCCGGCCAAGCTTTGACGCTGTATCGCAATCGGAGTACCAGCGAGCAGCATCACGGGGCATTCAAAACCGAGATGGCCATGGAGCGCCCACCGTCGGGCAAGTTTTGCGTGAATGCAACCTTTCTGCGCTTGGGCATGCTGGCCTACAACATGCTTCGGGTAGCCTCCGTTGACTTGGTTGTGGCTCGGATGCAGGGGCTGAAAAAAGCCAATCGTCGAAGAACCAAGACGGTCATGCGGAGCATGATGAGCATTTGCGCCCGGATTACCCACTATGCACGCAAGGTAATCCTGCATGTCTCCTGCCCGAAGGCATGA